A genomic segment from Vicinamibacterales bacterium encodes:
- a CDS encoding DUF1326 domain-containing protein yields the protein MRTIPALIAICLTVLVVPSRAQTPSWHLTATVAESCSCTVSCPCNFGGDPSKMPCEGNRMISIEQGHYADVDLAGVQVLVTFNMRTWSKIYVSDKVSDRQMKAVEALLPLAFAGFQKGMLSFTKAPITMEVTDARVRFSGPESAVDMEVMRGFNGQAVKILNLPAAVFQDYTQFRSVSHTHTSAAQSWSHKGTNGFTSKWDTGSK from the coding sequence ATGCGAACCATCCCTGCCCTGATTGCCATCTGCCTCACCGTGCTCGTGGTCCCGTCGCGGGCCCAGACCCCCAGCTGGCACCTGACCGCCACCGTGGCCGAAAGCTGCAGCTGCACCGTGTCGTGCCCCTGCAACTTCGGCGGCGACCCGTCGAAGATGCCCTGCGAGGGCAATCGCATGATCTCGATCGAGCAGGGCCACTACGCGGACGTGGACCTGGCCGGCGTGCAGGTGCTGGTCACCTTCAACATGCGGACGTGGTCGAAGATCTACGTCAGTGACAAGGTCTCGGATCGCCAGATGAAGGCGGTGGAGGCCCTGCTGCCCCTCGCCTTCGCGGGCTTCCAGAAGGGGATGCTGTCGTTCACCAAGGCGCCCATCACCATGGAAGTCACCGACGCGCGGGTCCGCTTCTCGGGCCCCGAATCGGCCGTGGACATGGAAGTGATGCGCGGGTTCAACGGCCAGGCCGTCAAGATCCTGAACCTGCCAGCCGCCGTGTTCCAGGACTACACCCAGTTCCGATCCGTCTCGCACACCCACACCAGCGCCGCGCAGTCGTGGAGCCACAAGGGCACCAACGGCTTCACCTCGAAGTGGGACACCGGCAGCAAATAG
- a CDS encoding aminotransferase class IV, with translation MAATSPSLRLLNTDDILAGLHALREKQPVKYWAFYSSQLGGVVTDPALMVIPFDDHMVHRGHGIFDTASIVRGRIYDLDAHLDRFMRSAARSNLQLPGTREHMRDIVIRTTAAAGQRDGAIRYWLSSGPGSLELSPAAGAEPGFFVMIFAGLSYPERWYTEGLRVMTTTLPIKPPLYAITKSTNYLPNVLMQMEAKKAGLDNGVFIDEAGHVGESSNMNVAFVTQDGVFRHPKFDHILSGCTSLRLLALAPELVKQGRIAGVEVCDVPVADARAAREMMLIGSSIKVASIVEWDGAKIGDGNPGPIARALMALLEEDMRSGDRLIDVPGL, from the coding sequence ATGGCAGCCACTTCCCCTTCCCTTCGCCTGCTGAACACCGATGACATCCTCGCCGGATTGCACGCCTTGCGCGAGAAACAGCCGGTCAAGTACTGGGCGTTCTATTCGAGCCAGCTTGGCGGCGTGGTGACCGACCCGGCGCTGATGGTGATCCCGTTCGACGATCACATGGTGCATCGCGGGCACGGCATCTTCGACACGGCGAGTATCGTCCGCGGCAGGATCTACGACCTCGACGCGCATCTCGATCGGTTCATGCGGTCGGCGGCGCGGTCGAACCTGCAGCTGCCGGGCACGCGCGAGCACATGCGCGACATCGTCATTCGCACCACGGCGGCTGCCGGCCAGCGCGACGGCGCCATCCGCTACTGGTTGTCGTCCGGGCCCGGGAGCCTGGAGCTCAGCCCCGCCGCCGGCGCCGAGCCGGGGTTCTTCGTGATGATCTTCGCCGGGCTGTCGTATCCCGAGCGCTGGTATACCGAAGGGCTGCGGGTGATGACCACCACGTTGCCGATCAAGCCGCCGCTCTACGCCATCACCAAGAGCACCAACTACCTGCCGAACGTGCTGATGCAGATGGAGGCGAAGAAGGCCGGCCTCGACAACGGCGTCTTCATCGACGAGGCCGGGCATGTCGGCGAGAGCTCGAACATGAACGTCGCGTTCGTGACGCAGGACGGGGTGTTTCGCCATCCGAAATTCGATCACATTCTGTCGGGCTGCACGTCGCTCCGGCTCTTGGCGCTGGCGCCCGAACTGGTGAAGCAGGGGCGGATCGCGGGCGTGGAAGTGTGCGACGTGCCCGTGGCCGACGCGCGCGCCGCCCGCGAGATGATGCTGATCGGCAGTTCGATCAAGGTGGCGTCGATCGTCGAATGGGACGGCGCGAAGATTGGCGACGGCAACCCGGGTCCCATCGCCAGGGCGCTCATGGCGCTGCTCGAGGAGGACATGCGCAGCGGCGACCGGTTGATCGACGTGCCCGGTCTCTGA
- a CDS encoding S8 family peptidase, protein MSLTRSFVLLSCSALLATAVLVPVAGQQPDSPDAVNNQVLVQFSARSTPAARAAARGRIRATREEVLVAATRRADGKGDLELLRLPPGLAVADAVRGLTADGAVEFAEPNWIYQHHATSNDPYFTNGSLWGMYGDASTPANQFGSQAAEAWAAGNTGQASVYVGIIDEGVMRQHQDLTVNVFVNAFDPVDGVDNDGNGYVDDVNGWDFDGNNNSTFDGTQDDHGTHVAGTIGAAGGNGTGVAGMNWQVTMIPAKFLGRRGGTTANAIKAVDYLTDLKTRHGFHIVATNNSWGGGGFSQGLLDAINRGGNADILFVAAAGNGGSDGVGDNNDTTASYPSNYQCTANGSYDCVVAVAAITSAGAKSSFSNYGASTVDLGAPGSAIYSTLPGKSNSSTYGSYSGTSMATPHVTGAVALYAAGHLTATAAQIRTAILTSALPTASLAGKTVTGGRLNVGGF, encoded by the coding sequence ATGTCTCTGACACGTTCGTTCGTGCTCCTGTCCTGTTCGGCGCTCCTGGCGACTGCCGTGCTCGTGCCAGTAGCCGGCCAACAACCCGATTCACCGGATGCCGTCAACAACCAGGTCCTCGTCCAGTTTTCGGCCCGTTCAACGCCCGCGGCGCGCGCGGCCGCGCGCGGTCGCATCCGAGCAACGCGCGAGGAAGTGCTAGTGGCCGCGACTCGCCGCGCCGACGGCAAGGGCGACCTCGAGCTGCTCCGGTTGCCTCCCGGGCTGGCAGTGGCCGACGCGGTCCGCGGCCTCACCGCCGACGGCGCGGTGGAGTTCGCCGAGCCCAACTGGATCTACCAGCACCACGCCACTTCCAACGACCCGTACTTCACGAATGGATCGCTGTGGGGCATGTACGGTGATGCCTCGACGCCAGCCAATCAGTTCGGCAGCCAGGCGGCCGAAGCGTGGGCGGCCGGGAACACCGGTCAGGCTTCGGTGTACGTCGGCATCATCGACGAGGGCGTGATGCGCCAGCACCAGGACCTCACGGTGAATGTCTTCGTGAACGCCTTCGACCCGGTCGACGGCGTGGATAACGACGGCAACGGCTACGTCGACGACGTCAACGGCTGGGATTTCGACGGCAACAACAACAGCACCTTCGACGGGACGCAGGACGACCACGGGACGCACGTCGCCGGCACGATTGGCGCGGCGGGCGGCAACGGCACTGGCGTTGCCGGAATGAACTGGCAGGTCACCATGATCCCGGCCAAGTTCCTGGGCCGGCGGGGCGGCACGACGGCCAACGCCATCAAGGCGGTTGATTACCTCACCGACTTGAAGACGCGCCACGGCTTCCACATCGTGGCGACTAACAACTCCTGGGGCGGCGGCGGCTTCTCGCAGGGACTGCTGGATGCCATCAACCGGGGCGGCAACGCCGACATCCTCTTCGTGGCGGCCGCCGGCAACGGCGGCAGCGACGGCGTGGGTGACAACAACGACACCACGGCCAGCTACCCGTCCAACTATCAGTGCACGGCCAATGGCTCGTACGACTGCGTGGTTGCGGTCGCGGCCATCACGAGTGCGGGCGCCAAGTCGAGCTTCTCCAACTACGGCGCCAGCACCGTCGACCTCGGCGCGCCTGGTTCCGCCATCTACTCGACGCTCCCCGGCAAGTCGAACAGCTCGACCTACGGCTCCTACAGCGGCACCTCGATGGCGACACCGCACGTCACCGGCGCCGTCGCACTCTACGCGGCGGGGCATCTCACCGCCACCGCGGCACAGATCAGGACCGCGATCCTGACCAGCGCCCTTCCCACGGCGTCGCTCGCCGGCAAGACGGTCACCGGCGGCCGGCTCAACGTCGGCGGGTTCTGA